From Streptomyces sp. TLI_053, a single genomic window includes:
- a CDS encoding histidine phosphatase family protein, with protein MSADTPRRIIVLRHAKADWPDGVDDHERPLADRGRHQAPESGRWLADSGINPDYVLCSTALRTRETWKLAAHELPKRVRRTVYEERIYEASPGEIITVLQETPEEYADLVLVGHNPGVLGLTQVLAGDEGDRDALERLRLGGFPTAAVAVLSFSGSWKNVEPGVAQLVSYFTPQD; from the coding sequence ATGAGCGCCGACACGCCCCGCAGGATCATCGTTCTCCGCCATGCCAAGGCCGACTGGCCGGACGGCGTCGACGACCACGAGCGGCCGCTGGCCGACCGGGGCCGCCACCAGGCCCCGGAGTCCGGCCGCTGGCTCGCCGATTCCGGTATCAACCCCGACTACGTGCTCTGCTCCACCGCCCTGCGCACCCGGGAGACCTGGAAGCTCGCCGCGCACGAGCTGCCGAAGCGGGTGCGGCGGACCGTCTACGAGGAGCGGATCTACGAGGCCAGCCCCGGCGAGATCATCACCGTCCTCCAGGAGACCCCGGAGGAGTACGCCGACCTGGTCCTGGTGGGCCACAACCCGGGGGTGCTGGGCCTGACCCAGGTATTGGCCGGTGACGAGGGCGACCGGGACGCGCTGGAGCGGCTGCGGCTGGGCGGCTTCCCGACCGCGGCCGTCGCGGTGCTCAGCTTCTCCGGCTCGTGGAAGAACGTCGAGCCGGGTGTCGCGCAGCTGGTCTCGTACTTCACGCCGCAGGACTGA
- a CDS encoding MFS transporter, giving the protein MSSAADTAAPLTASSRVDPRGAERAQTDRPQTERPGPPRSRHLGWLFALAIAAAAFNLRPVVTSLGPLLDQVRADLGMSPTVAGLLTAVPSLCFALFGFAAPGLARRLGPVAVVTAGMGAITAGVLARSFAGGTAVFLLLTALALAGVAVSNVLIPVVIKRYFPERVGPMIGLYSMALSAGTALAAAVTVPLTKGLGGDWRLGLGVWAGLGAVALLLWIPVLLGRRREAAGPAAGAADTVRLPITRSRTAWALAIFFGFQATGAYVVMGWLPTIFQDAGVSSGTSGVLLALTMVIGVPVSFVLPNLAARRGDQRLFVVVLAAFGIAGYTGLALAPAGAPWLWAVLVGLSNCAFPLVLTMIGLRARTAGGVAQLSAFAQGVGYLISIPGPILIGRLYQATGEWYLPLGFLAVLLVPQMLFGLRAARARHIEDEAVATASGAVAA; this is encoded by the coding sequence ATGTCGTCCGCAGCAGACACCGCAGCTCCCCTCACCGCCTCCTCCCGGGTCGACCCCCGGGGCGCCGAACGGGCGCAGACCGACCGGCCGCAGACCGAGCGGCCCGGCCCGCCCAGAAGTCGCCACCTCGGCTGGCTGTTCGCCCTCGCGATCGCCGCCGCCGCGTTCAACCTCCGCCCGGTGGTCACCAGCCTCGGGCCGCTGCTGGACCAGGTCCGCGCCGACCTCGGGATGAGCCCGACCGTCGCCGGTCTGCTCACCGCCGTCCCCTCGCTCTGCTTCGCCCTGTTCGGCTTCGCGGCGCCCGGGCTGGCCCGGCGGCTCGGCCCGGTCGCGGTGGTCACCGCGGGCATGGGCGCGATCACCGCGGGCGTGCTGGCCCGCTCCTTCGCCGGCGGCACGGCGGTCTTCCTGCTGCTCACCGCGCTCGCGCTGGCCGGTGTGGCGGTCTCCAACGTGCTGATCCCGGTGGTGATCAAGCGCTACTTCCCGGAGCGGGTCGGGCCGATGATCGGTCTCTACTCGATGGCGCTCTCGGCCGGTACCGCGCTGGCCGCCGCCGTCACCGTCCCGCTGACCAAGGGGCTCGGCGGCGACTGGCGGCTCGGCCTCGGGGTCTGGGCCGGGCTCGGCGCGGTCGCCCTGCTGCTCTGGATCCCGGTACTGCTGGGCCGGCGGCGGGAGGCCGCCGGGCCGGCGGCCGGTGCGGCGGACACCGTGCGGCTGCCGATCACCCGCAGCCGCACCGCCTGGGCGCTGGCGATCTTCTTCGGCTTCCAGGCCACCGGCGCGTACGTGGTGATGGGCTGGCTGCCGACGATCTTCCAGGACGCCGGGGTCTCCTCGGGCACCTCGGGCGTGCTGCTGGCGCTGACCATGGTGATCGGCGTGCCGGTGTCCTTCGTCCTGCCCAACCTGGCCGCCCGGCGCGGTGACCAGCGGCTCTTCGTGGTGGTCCTGGCGGCCTTCGGCATCGCCGGCTACACCGGGCTGGCGCTGGCCCCGGCCGGTGCGCCGTGGCTGTGGGCGGTCCTGGTGGGCCTGTCCAACTGCGCCTTCCCGCTGGTGCTGACCATGATCGGCCTGCGGGCCAGGACGGCGGGCGGGGTGGCCCAGCTGTCGGCCTTCGCCCAGGGCGTCGGCTACCTGATCTCGATCCCCGGCCCGATCCTGATCGGCCGGCTCTACCAGGCCACCGGCGAGTGGTACCTGCCGCTCGGCTTCCTGGCGGTGCTGCTGGTGCCGCAGATGCTGTTCGGCCTGCGGGCGGCCCGGGCCCGGCACATCGAGGACGAGGCGGTGGCCACCGCCTCCGGGGCCGTCGCGGCCTGA
- a CDS encoding SGM_5486 family transporter-associated protein has product MPVLEPNPTDGHKKLGQLAAIIGGIVVLLVIVAIVARNIG; this is encoded by the coding sequence ATGCCCGTTCTCGAACCGAACCCCACCGACGGCCACAAGAAGCTCGGCCAGCTCGCCGCGATCATCGGCGGCATCGTCGTCCTGCTGGTCATCGTCGCGATCGTCGCCCGGAACATCGGCTGA
- a CDS encoding FadR/GntR family transcriptional regulator yields MALSSPRRTPLSDQVIAQLRAQITSGEWPVGSRIPTEAALVEQLGVARNTVREAVRALAHNGLLDIRQGSGTYVLAASELAGVMHRRFADADRAQVAELRTTLETAAAGLAAARRTDRDLDLMDSALARREDAWHSGNAEDFVQADAAFHQTVVAAAHNDVLSALYADLGEVTRALLRHDVGPEIVPERYLGHDDIIDAIRARDAQRASHEAGRAIGACDQEG; encoded by the coding sequence GTGGCGCTGTCCTCGCCGAGGCGCACCCCGCTGTCCGACCAGGTGATCGCCCAGCTGCGTGCGCAGATCACCTCCGGGGAGTGGCCCGTCGGCTCGCGCATCCCCACCGAGGCGGCCCTGGTCGAACAGCTCGGTGTGGCCAGGAACACGGTCCGCGAGGCCGTCCGCGCCCTCGCCCACAACGGACTGCTCGACATCCGCCAGGGCTCCGGCACCTACGTCCTCGCCGCCAGCGAACTCGCCGGAGTGATGCACCGCCGCTTCGCCGACGCCGACCGGGCCCAGGTCGCCGAGCTGCGCACCACCCTGGAGACCGCCGCCGCCGGCCTCGCCGCCGCCCGCCGCACCGACCGCGACCTCGACCTCATGGACTCCGCCCTCGCCCGCCGCGAGGACGCCTGGCACTCCGGCAACGCCGAGGACTTCGTCCAGGCCGACGCCGCCTTCCACCAGACCGTGGTCGCCGCCGCCCACAACGACGTGCTCTCCGCCCTCTACGCCGACCTCGGCGAGGTCACCCGGGCCCTGCTGCGCCACGACGTCGGCCCCGAGATCGTCCCCGAGCGCTACCTCGGCCACGACGACATCATCGACGCCATCCGCGCCCGCGACGCCCAGCGCGCCTCGCACGAAGCCGGGCGCGCCATCGGCGCCTGCGACCAGGAGGGCTGA
- the serB gene encoding phosphoserine phosphatase SerB has protein sequence MNASPLAAEPFPAPQPRTEDGRTLLVKVFGKDRPGITAGLFATLAGFGVEVVDIEQVVTRGRITLCALVSAPAVRGAEGDLRAVVHRWAEEQKLQAEIISGIGDNRPRREGRSHVTVLGHPLTASAVAALTARITAADGNIDRVFRLAKYPVTAVELAVSGVATDRLRAELAQEAANQRVDVAVVAAGLERRAKRLIVMDVDSTLIQDEVIELFAAHAGCEQEVAEVTAAAMRGELDFAESLRARVALLAGLDASVTEKVRAEVRFTPGARTLIRTLQRLGFQVAVVSGGFTQVTDHLVEHLGLDFAAANTLEVVDGKFTGRVVGEIVDRAGKARWLERFAEQAKVPLEQTVAIGDGANDLDMLNAAGLGVAFNAKPVVREAADTAVNVPFLDTVLYLLGITREEVEAADVVDVLDHPEAGARD, from the coding sequence ATGAACGCATCGCCCTTGGCCGCCGAGCCGTTCCCCGCCCCGCAGCCCCGGACCGAGGACGGGCGCACCCTGCTCGTCAAGGTGTTCGGCAAGGACCGCCCCGGCATCACCGCCGGGCTCTTCGCCACCCTGGCCGGGTTCGGCGTCGAGGTCGTCGACATCGAGCAGGTGGTCACCCGTGGCCGGATAACGCTGTGCGCCCTGGTCTCCGCCCCCGCCGTACGGGGCGCCGAGGGCGACCTGCGGGCCGTGGTGCACCGCTGGGCCGAGGAGCAGAAGCTCCAGGCCGAGATCATCTCCGGCATCGGCGACAACCGGCCGCGCCGCGAGGGCCGTTCCCACGTCACGGTGCTGGGCCACCCGCTGACCGCCTCCGCCGTCGCCGCGCTCACCGCGCGGATCACGGCCGCGGACGGCAACATCGACCGGGTCTTCCGGCTCGCGAAGTACCCGGTGACCGCCGTCGAGCTGGCCGTCTCGGGTGTGGCCACCGACCGGCTGCGGGCCGAGCTGGCCCAGGAGGCGGCCAACCAGCGGGTGGACGTCGCGGTGGTGGCGGCCGGGCTGGAGCGGCGGGCCAAGCGGCTGATCGTCATGGACGTCGATTCGACGCTGATCCAGGACGAGGTGATCGAGCTGTTCGCGGCCCACGCGGGCTGCGAGCAGGAGGTCGCCGAGGTGACGGCCGCGGCGATGCGCGGCGAGCTGGACTTCGCGGAGTCGCTGCGCGCCCGGGTGGCGCTGCTGGCCGGGCTGGACGCGTCGGTCACCGAGAAGGTGCGCGCGGAGGTCCGGTTCACGCCGGGCGCCCGCACCCTGATCCGCACCCTGCAGCGGCTGGGCTTCCAGGTCGCGGTGGTGTCCGGCGGCTTCACCCAGGTCACCGACCACCTGGTGGAGCACCTGGGCCTGGACTTCGCGGCGGCGAACACCCTGGAGGTGGTGGACGGGAAGTTCACCGGCCGGGTGGTCGGCGAGATCGTCGACCGGGCGGGCAAGGCGCGCTGGCTGGAGCGGTTCGCCGAGCAGGCCAAGGTGCCGCTGGAGCAGACGGTGGCGATCGGCGACGGCGCCAACGACCTGGACATGCTGAACGCGGCCGGGCTGGGCGTGGCGTTCAACGCCAAGCCGGTGGTGCGGGAGGCGGCGGACACCGCGGTGAACGTGCCGTTCCTGGACACCGTGCTGTACCTGCTCGGGATCACCCGCGAGGAGGTCGAGGCGGCCGACGTGGTGGACGTCCTGGACCACCCGGAGGCCGGCGCGCGGGACTGA
- a CDS encoding DUF6571 family protein, protein MSLLGFEDVMKADPSAMARAVADWTEMARKYQGVQQRLETEVLPVTGGQNLWFGSTASAANLHISTTRQQSVDAQTEAKAVASIIKDAQGDFESAQKKLKQTVTDAQADGMKVTGTGNVLFDVGALSKEERDYYHHDPDYQQSRHEAAGQWSRKITVFLEEATAADQRAALQLRRAAKVGDPLDQFNGQAVGGGDEADGRRAAELAARLKDGKTLSPEELAELNNLMKANSGSPVYGQTLLNALGPEGTLLLADELEVRLNDRGGKLKGEYGELQTNLANTIAGATRDPNTKFYQDFRRGLQEAGVKNVNARHFGGKSEPIYGYQTLTTLLQHGNAGYGKEFLNDLGTDIVDAERKDKNRWSAHQFNGPRPDLVYDPVDGVLKLMGQNPDAATMFLDPKSPGAEDRLKYLLRDREWPTTYTNTLYGAPITDKDTHQAGLAAALEAAATGDVPGDGTHTGGPHTPAQARVMQGAIDALDGDGKGSEIHDDLKMPLANALSDYVDDTHLILSQHHTNADHSGAWEANGEGHLGGTADHLIRVMRGASDEPEAYAMLYNAERAKAAEVLAAIPGDPQLGPELREGRAQNIGTVLGAYDAIRSDIILDEKDDRMEWADKTGEFASSVNGTVTGFIPEVGDVAGAFIDAGISGWVDDVKKEAQDAGNTKNSDEHFAALTQSQVMAGEWGRRNHLNEDQTEVISQSLGTGHTNGHRNASIALGRNGQQ, encoded by the coding sequence ATGAGCCTGCTCGGTTTCGAGGACGTCATGAAGGCGGACCCGTCCGCGATGGCCAGGGCCGTCGCCGACTGGACCGAGATGGCCCGCAAGTACCAGGGCGTCCAGCAGCGGCTGGAGACCGAGGTGCTCCCGGTCACCGGCGGCCAGAACCTGTGGTTCGGCTCCACCGCCTCCGCGGCCAACCTGCACATCAGCACGACCCGGCAGCAGAGCGTCGACGCGCAGACCGAGGCCAAGGCCGTCGCCTCGATCATCAAGGACGCCCAGGGCGACTTCGAGTCGGCGCAGAAGAAGCTCAAGCAGACCGTCACCGACGCCCAGGCCGACGGCATGAAGGTGACCGGCACCGGGAACGTCCTGTTCGACGTCGGCGCCCTCTCCAAGGAGGAGCGCGACTACTACCACCACGACCCGGACTACCAGCAGTCCCGGCACGAGGCCGCCGGCCAGTGGTCCAGGAAGATCACCGTCTTCCTGGAGGAGGCGACCGCCGCCGACCAGCGGGCCGCCCTCCAGCTGCGCCGCGCCGCCAAGGTCGGCGACCCGCTGGACCAGTTCAACGGCCAGGCGGTCGGCGGCGGCGACGAGGCCGACGGCCGGCGCGCCGCCGAACTCGCCGCCCGGCTCAAGGACGGCAAGACCCTCAGCCCCGAGGAGCTCGCCGAGCTCAACAACCTGATGAAGGCGAACTCCGGCAGCCCCGTCTACGGCCAGACCCTGCTGAACGCGCTCGGCCCCGAGGGCACCCTGCTGCTCGCCGACGAGCTCGAGGTCCGGCTCAACGACCGCGGCGGCAAGCTCAAGGGCGAGTACGGCGAGCTGCAGACCAACCTCGCCAACACCATCGCCGGCGCCACCAGGGACCCGAACACGAAGTTCTACCAGGACTTCCGCAGGGGCCTCCAGGAAGCCGGCGTCAAGAACGTCAACGCCCGCCACTTCGGTGGCAAGAGCGAACCGATCTACGGCTACCAGACCCTCACCACGCTGCTCCAGCACGGCAACGCCGGGTACGGCAAGGAGTTCCTGAACGACCTCGGCACCGACATCGTCGACGCCGAGCGCAAGGACAAGAACCGCTGGTCCGCCCACCAGTTCAACGGCCCGCGGCCGGACCTGGTGTACGACCCCGTGGACGGCGTGCTCAAGCTGATGGGCCAGAACCCGGACGCCGCCACCATGTTCCTGGACCCGAAGTCGCCCGGCGCCGAGGACCGCCTCAAGTACCTGCTGCGCGACCGCGAGTGGCCCACCACGTACACCAACACCCTGTACGGCGCGCCGATCACCGACAAGGACACCCACCAGGCGGGCCTCGCCGCCGCCCTGGAGGCCGCCGCCACCGGCGACGTCCCCGGCGACGGCACCCACACCGGCGGCCCCCACACCCCGGCCCAGGCCCGGGTGATGCAGGGGGCGATCGACGCGCTGGACGGGGACGGCAAGGGCAGCGAGATCCACGACGACCTGAAGATGCCGCTGGCCAACGCGTTGTCGGACTACGTGGACGACACGCACCTGATCCTCAGTCAGCACCACACCAACGCGGACCACAGCGGCGCCTGGGAGGCGAACGGAGAGGGGCATCTCGGCGGCACCGCCGACCATCTCATCCGGGTCATGCGCGGAGCCTCCGACGAACCGGAGGCCTACGCCATGCTCTACAACGCCGAACGGGCCAAGGCCGCCGAGGTCCTCGCCGCCATCCCGGGCGATCCGCAACTCGGCCCCGAGCTCCGCGAGGGGCGGGCTCAGAACATCGGCACCGTCCTCGGCGCCTACGACGCAATCCGCTCGGACATCATCCTGGACGAGAAGGACGACCGGATGGAGTGGGCCGACAAGACCGGCGAGTTCGCCTCCTCGGTGAACGGCACCGTGACGGGCTTCATCCCCGAAGTCGGGGACGTCGCCGGTGCCTTCATCGACGCGGGCATCAGCGGCTGGGTGGACGACGTGAAGAAGGAAGCTCAGGACGCAGGCAATACCAAGAACTCCGACGAGCACTTCGCGGCGCTGACCCAGAGCCAGGTGATGGCCGGCGAGTGGGGCCGTCGGAACCACCTCAACGAGGACCAGACCGAGGTGATCTCCCAGTCTCTGGGGACCGGTCACACCAACGGCCACAGGAATGCGTCGATCGCCCTGGGACGGAACGGTCAACAGTGA